One Mycobacterium sp. SMC-4 DNA window includes the following coding sequences:
- a CDS encoding methyltransferase domain-containing protein, with amino-acid sequence MPVNRLQLFPPRPKSGAPSLSVISKCFAADTQLITGVVSGRRRVGPGRSGVEGGHFNVRPVTVSATGNKFLTGGIDVAVRGERILAAALAAAGSRRFRNRIAGQAARYWSAPTGSAWEANSHWRNGIGDQAWLEVGDDHWKIYETFARALNSPSPNTVMEWGAGGGANAVAFAPHAQRFIAADISEENLDECVRQVRATCTTPVETRRIDLTCPEQATVGLAGSSDVFLCLYVIELTTDTDAVRAILEIARTVLAPEGMALVQIKYHTSDRRTRGFAGTAYDRNLASTTTFTIEEFWNLAAECGLTPRLITLVPENRLDSRYAYYALTNPAAVQPAPPDEHLLDVKYTEFAATFNADVADAERRAARGNYISRREGEQPSTTDG; translated from the coding sequence TTGCCGGTCAACCGTCTGCAACTCTTCCCGCCGCGCCCGAAATCAGGAGCACCTTCGCTATCTGTAATCAGCAAATGCTTCGCCGCCGACACCCAGCTCATCACTGGCGTCGTTAGTGGGCGGCGTCGCGTCGGGCCGGGTCGGTCCGGCGTCGAAGGCGGCCATTTCAACGTAAGGCCGGTTACTGTCAGCGCAACCGGAAACAAGTTTTTGACCGGAGGTATTGACGTGGCAGTGCGAGGGGAGCGAATCCTGGCTGCAGCGCTGGCAGCAGCGGGAAGTCGGCGATTCCGGAACCGGATCGCCGGGCAAGCCGCCCGCTACTGGTCGGCGCCCACAGGATCGGCCTGGGAAGCGAACTCGCACTGGCGCAACGGAATCGGCGATCAAGCCTGGCTGGAGGTTGGTGACGACCATTGGAAGATCTATGAGACCTTCGCCCGAGCCCTTAATTCGCCCAGCCCGAACACGGTGATGGAGTGGGGCGCCGGCGGCGGGGCCAACGCCGTGGCTTTCGCCCCCCATGCGCAGCGCTTCATCGCCGCCGACATCTCCGAAGAAAACCTCGACGAATGCGTCCGACAAGTCCGCGCAACTTGCACGACACCCGTCGAGACACGGCGCATCGACCTCACCTGCCCCGAACAAGCCACCGTCGGATTGGCGGGCAGCAGCGACGTCTTCCTGTGTCTATACGTGATCGAATTAACGACCGACACCGACGCGGTACGGGCCATCCTTGAAATCGCCCGCACCGTGTTGGCTCCCGAAGGCATGGCGTTGGTCCAGATCAAGTACCACACCAGCGATCGTCGGACCCGCGGCTTCGCCGGGACGGCCTACGACCGAAACCTCGCATCGACCACCACCTTCACCATTGAAGAGTTTTGGAACCTGGCGGCAGAGTGCGGACTCACCCCAAGGCTAATCACTTTGGTGCCGGAAAACCGTCTCGACAGCCGCTACGCCTACTACGCCCTCACAAATCCAGCCGCCGTGCAACCCGCGCCGCCTGACGAGCACCTGCTCGACGTCAAGTACACAGAGTTCGCCGCCACATTCAACGCTGACGTCGCCGACGCAGAGAGGCGCGCGGCGCGCGGCAACTACATAAGCCGCCGTGAGGGCGAACAACCGTCGACGACTGACGGTTAA
- a CDS encoding IS3 family transposase (programmed frameshift) translates to MAKHYPVEQRERAVRMVLDHLGEYRSVYAACAAIGPKVGVGKESLRRWVLQAQVDAEQRPGVTTAEQQRIRELERENRDLKEANEILKAASNFLRAGARPAQPLICGFIDQMRTAGYRVESICTILREQGLQVAPRTYRNWKTAQPSARTITDAHLTDALLSTVGSPEGMYGRRKMTAHLRREGHQVAACTVDRLMRDEGLSGITRGRRHRTTIPDKGAARATDLLDRDFTATAPNRKWVTDFTYVPTWSGFVYVALVIDCFSRAIVGWQVSKTKDTAMVTTALKMALWRRDHHGHTVGQGLIHHSDAGSQYTSIAFAETLVLEGIAASIGSVGDAYDNALAETTIGLFKTEAIGAGSPFRPGPLRNLDDVEYPTMEWVDWYNNRRLHSVLDYVPPAEYETAYYAQLRASQPAMSQT, encoded by the exons ATGGCCAAGCATTACCCGGTCGAGCAGCGTGAGCGTGCGGTGAGGATGGTGCTCGATCACCTCGGTGAATACCGGTCCGTGTATGCCGCGTGCGCGGCGATCGGCCCGAAGGTCGGCGTCGGCAAGGAATCGCTTCGCCGGTGGGTGTTGCAGGCCCAGGTCGATGCTGAGCAGCGGCCCGGTGTAACAACTGCCGAGCAGCAGCGCATCCGCGAGCTCGAGCGGGAGAACCGGGATCTCAAAGAGGCCAACGAGATTCTGAAAGCTGCCTCCA ATTTTCTTCGCGCGGGAGCTCGACCCGCGCAACCGCTGATCTGCGGATTCATCGACCAGATGCGGACGGCCGGCTACCGGGTCGAGTCGATCTGCACGATCCTGCGTGAGCAGGGTCTGCAGGTCGCCCCACGGACCTACCGCAACTGGAAGACCGCTCAGCCCTCGGCGCGCACCATCACCGATGCACACCTGACCGACGCACTGCTGAGCACCGTCGGCAGCCCCGAGGGCATGTACGGGCGGCGCAAGATGACCGCTCACCTGCGACGAGAAGGCCATCAGGTGGCCGCCTGCACGGTGGACCGGCTGATGCGCGACGAGGGACTGTCCGGAATCACGCGAGGCCGGCGGCATCGCACCACGATCCCGGACAAGGGAGCGGCCCGGGCGACGGACCTGCTCGACCGCGACTTCACCGCCACCGCCCCCAACCGCAAGTGGGTCACCGACTTCACCTACGTGCCGACCTGGTCGGGGTTCGTCTACGTGGCATTGGTGATCGACTGTTTCTCGCGGGCCATCGTCGGCTGGCAGGTATCCAAGACCAAAGACACCGCGATGGTCACCACCGCGCTGAAGATGGCACTGTGGCGCCGTGACCATCACGGCCACACCGTCGGTCAAGGATTGATCCATCACAGCGACGCCGGATCCCAGTACACCTCGATCGCGTTCGCCGAAACCCTTGTCCTGGAAGGGATTGCAGCCTCCATCGGCAGTGTCGGGGATGCCTACGACAATGCATTGGCCGAGACCACCATCGGGTTGTTCAAGACCGAAGCGATCGGGGCGGGTAGCCCGTTTCGGCCCGGGCCTTTGCGAAACCTCGACGACGTCGAGTACCCGACGATGGAATGGGTCGACTGGTACAACAACCGCCGCCTGCACAGCGTCTTGGACTACGTCCCACCCGCCGAATACGAGACCGCCTACTACGCTCAACTCCGGGCATCCCAGCCGGCGATGTCTCAAACATGA
- a CDS encoding cation-translocating P-type ATPase has product MSDACCGPRNDVEPDAGPERLWQIRELQFAALAAVLLAVSWIAGRVGYEGIAHAVELAAVAAGAITFVPDAVRNLRHGRIGVGTLMTIAAIGAVALGQFAEAALLGILFSIAEGLEHYAVSRTRRGLRSLLSLVPPKASVLRDGIETTVAPQDLVIGDVMVIRPGERAATDGTIRAGQTSLDLSAITGESVPVEAGPGSDVFAGAINGGGAIEVEVTAPAADSSLARIVHIVEQAQERKGAGQRMADRIARPLVPAIMALAAVIAAVGAVLGDPMLWLERALVVLVAASPCALAIAVPLTVVAAIGAATRHGALIKGGAAVEELGRITVVALDKTGTLTRNQPRVVEVITTDDLSDADALRWAAALEMRSEHPLAQAILTAAGDSPAASDVTALAGHGLHGDLDGHRLRLGKPSWVAPGPLAADVERLQAAGATVVVLARDDQPVAAIAVRDELRPEAAEAVRLLKRMGITVAMLTGDNTRTADTVAADAGITTVHSELLPEDKAALLPTLSTGRPIAMVGDGINDAPALATADIGIAMGAMGTDVAIETADVALMGEDLRHLPQVLAHSRHARRIMVQNIAFSLAIIAVLIPLAAFGVLGLATVVLIHETTEIFVILNAIRSARITALPGVTATTPRTTTHTLDIGPAPVLDDPCCSPLQSAQTPATSISLSLITPAPAQDEHGCDCCAPTASPPAVNGTTAPTKRTSRR; this is encoded by the coding sequence GTGTCTGATGCGTGCTGCGGGCCACGCAACGACGTCGAACCCGACGCGGGTCCCGAAAGGCTTTGGCAAATACGGGAATTGCAGTTCGCGGCGCTGGCCGCGGTGCTGCTCGCTGTGAGCTGGATTGCCGGGCGGGTCGGCTACGAGGGCATCGCACACGCCGTCGAGCTGGCTGCAGTCGCTGCCGGCGCGATCACGTTCGTGCCCGATGCGGTGCGTAATCTGCGGCATGGCCGTATCGGGGTCGGCACGTTGATGACGATCGCCGCGATCGGCGCAGTCGCGTTGGGTCAGTTCGCCGAGGCCGCCTTGCTGGGCATCCTGTTCTCGATCGCCGAGGGCTTGGAGCACTACGCCGTCAGCCGGACCCGTCGCGGGCTGCGCTCCCTGTTGTCGCTGGTGCCGCCGAAGGCCTCGGTGCTGCGGGACGGCATCGAGACGACCGTTGCCCCCCAGGATCTCGTCATCGGTGACGTCATGGTGATCCGTCCCGGTGAACGCGCCGCCACCGATGGCACCATCCGAGCCGGTCAGACGAGCCTGGACCTGTCGGCGATCACCGGCGAATCGGTGCCCGTGGAAGCCGGGCCCGGCAGCGACGTGTTCGCCGGTGCCATCAACGGCGGCGGAGCGATAGAGGTCGAGGTCACCGCCCCGGCCGCCGACAGTTCCCTGGCGCGGATCGTGCACATCGTCGAGCAAGCCCAGGAACGCAAGGGCGCCGGGCAACGAATGGCGGATCGGATCGCCCGTCCGCTGGTGCCGGCGATCATGGCGTTGGCCGCGGTGATCGCCGCGGTGGGCGCGGTGTTGGGTGATCCGATGCTGTGGCTGGAACGGGCACTGGTGGTGCTCGTGGCCGCCTCACCGTGCGCACTGGCGATCGCGGTCCCGTTGACCGTGGTCGCGGCCATCGGGGCCGCCACCCGCCACGGCGCCCTGATCAAGGGTGGCGCGGCGGTGGAAGAACTTGGCCGCATCACCGTCGTCGCCCTCGACAAGACCGGCACGCTCACCCGCAACCAGCCCCGCGTCGTCGAGGTGATCACCACCGACGACCTCAGCGACGCCGACGCCCTGCGGTGGGCAGCGGCCCTGGAGATGCGCAGCGAACACCCACTGGCTCAAGCGATCCTGACCGCCGCCGGCGACTCGCCGGCCGCCAGCGATGTGACCGCACTGGCTGGCCACGGCCTGCACGGTGACCTCGACGGCCACCGGCTGCGCCTGGGGAAACCCTCCTGGGTCGCCCCCGGACCACTCGCCGCTGACGTGGAGCGGTTGCAGGCCGCCGGCGCCACCGTGGTGGTGCTCGCCCGCGACGACCAGCCGGTCGCCGCCATCGCCGTGCGCGATGAACTTCGCCCCGAAGCCGCCGAAGCCGTCCGTCTGTTGAAGCGAATGGGCATCACGGTGGCCATGCTCACCGGCGACAACACCCGCACCGCGGACACGGTGGCCGCCGACGCCGGCATCACCACCGTGCACTCCGAGCTGCTACCCGAAGACAAGGCAGCCCTGCTGCCGACCCTCTCCACGGGCCGACCCATCGCCATGGTCGGCGACGGCATCAACGACGCCCCCGCGCTGGCCACCGCCGACATCGGCATCGCCATGGGCGCCATGGGCACCGACGTCGCCATCGAAACCGCCGACGTCGCCCTGATGGGCGAGGACCTTCGGCACCTACCCCAGGTGCTGGCCCACTCGCGCCACGCCCGCCGGATCATGGTGCAGAACATCGCGTTCTCGCTGGCCATCATCGCCGTCCTGATACCGCTGGCCGCCTTCGGCGTCCTGGGCCTGGCCACCGTGGTCCTGATCCACGAAACCACCGAAATATTCGTCATCCTCAACGCCATCCGCTCCGCCCGCATCACCGCCCTTCCCGGCGTCACAGCGACAACCCCGCGAACCACAACCCACACCCTCGACATCGGCCCAGCACCCGTCCTCGACGACCCCTGCTGCAGCCCTCTACAGTCCGCGCAGACCCCCGCCACCAGCATCAGCCTTTCCCTGATCACCCCAGCCCCGGCACAGGATGAGCACGGGTGCGACTGCTGCGCCCCCACCGCATCTCCACCGGCCGTCAACGGCACGACCGCACCCACCAAGCGGACCAGCCGCCGATAG
- a CDS encoding metalloregulator ArsR/SmtB family transcription factor → MSEPVDTCDLLCLNLPHAESIRATVPDSATVQAAAAAARGLSDATRLSIAAALAAGDELCVCDMAWVVGQPQGLVSHHLRQLKNAALVSSRRQGKLVMYQLTERGRELTAAVLPSVAATSAKEANRV, encoded by the coding sequence ATGAGTGAACCGGTGGATACCTGCGATCTGCTCTGCCTGAACCTGCCCCACGCGGAGTCCATTCGCGCCACGGTGCCCGACAGCGCCACCGTCCAGGCCGCCGCCGCGGCGGCGCGCGGCCTCAGCGATGCGACCCGGTTGTCCATTGCGGCCGCCCTGGCGGCCGGCGACGAATTGTGCGTGTGCGATATGGCCTGGGTGGTCGGACAGCCGCAAGGCTTGGTGTCCCACCATCTGCGCCAGCTCAAGAACGCGGCGCTGGTGTCGTCGCGCCGTCAGGGCAAGTTGGTCATGTATCAGCTGACCGAGCGCGGACGCGAGTTAACCGCAGCTGTTTTGCCGAGCGTGGCCGCAACTAGCGCTAAGGAAGCCAATCGTGTCTGA
- a CDS encoding ATP-binding protein — MARERYVLGVSKDGEPFGAERSRPHLAILLRGGRAGLRADLAARYFTETGAVAGGQALTDATLILEGLAATQAPDKLNLRVADHHGTIYIDTGDPNGQVIKVCDGRWSMAPTAPVRFLRNTKLTGAMPAPSPRGDVTKLWEFVNVAVEDRPVLLAFLVAALVQCDVPHPVLALFGEQGSAKTTSTRSLVELIDPSPAPFRQAPRDADSWAVAASGSWVVALDNLSAIPPWLSDSLCRAATGDAMVKRSLYTDADLAVIKFRRCVIINGIDVGAIRPDLAERLAIVELRRIDPRMRQSEAEMRQRWEAALPGIFGGLLDLAASVHHRLETITVEDSPRMADFCRTLAAVDEILSTNGVRRYMSRANQLSEDSLSVDPFIEQLRSRTLEPAVGQSGSDLLMLLTPVNDDWQRPRDWPKNGRDVSGLLRRHAPALRNLGWVIEDDGARNRRNVLLWTIYPPYKDVVAQRASQPSRLSLTQISENANFDRSQQKVLNADAKAGEGRTAAAS, encoded by the coding sequence ATGGCCCGGGAACGCTATGTTCTCGGAGTCTCCAAGGACGGCGAACCATTTGGCGCCGAACGCAGTCGACCCCACCTCGCGATACTCCTGCGTGGTGGGAGGGCTGGCCTACGGGCAGATCTCGCCGCTCGCTACTTCACCGAGACCGGTGCGGTCGCCGGGGGCCAAGCACTTACCGACGCCACACTGATTTTGGAAGGTCTGGCGGCCACGCAGGCACCCGACAAGTTGAACCTACGCGTTGCCGACCACCACGGGACGATCTACATCGACACTGGAGATCCAAACGGTCAAGTAATCAAAGTCTGCGACGGAAGGTGGTCGATGGCTCCCACTGCGCCGGTGCGGTTCCTCCGAAATACGAAGCTGACGGGGGCGATGCCGGCACCAAGCCCCCGCGGGGATGTGACGAAGCTCTGGGAGTTCGTCAATGTCGCCGTTGAGGACCGCCCAGTTCTTCTCGCGTTCCTAGTAGCTGCTTTGGTTCAGTGCGACGTCCCGCATCCGGTACTAGCCCTGTTTGGCGAGCAAGGTAGCGCTAAAACGACATCGACACGGAGCTTGGTCGAACTCATCGATCCTTCGCCCGCCCCCTTTCGTCAGGCGCCGCGGGACGCGGACTCATGGGCGGTTGCCGCTTCTGGATCGTGGGTCGTTGCTCTGGACAACCTGTCGGCCATCCCGCCGTGGCTGTCGGACTCGTTATGCCGCGCTGCGACAGGCGACGCCATGGTGAAACGGTCTCTATATACCGATGCCGATCTGGCTGTCATCAAGTTTCGTCGATGCGTGATTATCAACGGAATCGACGTCGGCGCCATCCGACCCGATCTGGCAGAGCGGCTAGCGATCGTCGAGCTGCGACGCATCGACCCCAGAATGCGACAGTCAGAGGCCGAGATGCGACAGCGGTGGGAAGCAGCTCTACCAGGTATTTTTGGCGGACTACTTGACTTGGCTGCCTCCGTTCACCATCGGTTGGAGACCATCACAGTTGAGGACTCGCCCAGGATGGCGGACTTCTGTCGCACGCTGGCGGCCGTGGACGAGATCTTGTCGACTAATGGCGTACGCCGGTACATGTCGCGCGCCAATCAGTTGTCTGAGGATAGTTTGTCCGTCGACCCGTTTATCGAACAGCTTCGCTCGCGGACATTAGAACCTGCTGTTGGTCAATCCGGCAGTGATTTGCTGATGCTGCTCACACCGGTCAACGACGACTGGCAACGACCGAGGGACTGGCCGAAGAACGGTCGCGACGTTTCTGGGCTGCTGCGTAGGCACGCACCCGCTCTACGCAACCTCGGATGGGTGATCGAAGATGATGGCGCGCGCAACCGCAGGAACGTACTGCTGTGGACAATCTATCCGCCGTACAAAGATGTTGTGGCTCAGCGAGCCTCGCAACCCTCGCGTCTCTCGCTTACGCAGATCAGCGAGAACGCGAACTTCGACCGGAGTCAGCAGAAAGTTTTGAATGCCGACGCGAAGGCTGGCGAGGGTCGCACGGCGGCAGCGTCTTGA
- a CDS encoding thioredoxin domain-containing protein yields MNMKGLGAILTNTRVLLTVFVIALATIGTAVFLSVRGTDSAPPIQLDGAAGQTVRDNSHRLNSVPDSDAYFVEFLDFECEGCRAVYPAIEQLRAEYGDRVNFVLRYFPLRSHFNAERAARAVEAAAQQGQLEPMYRKMYETQAEWGEQQTPADDVFRGFAQQLGLDMSAFDDTYNDPATLERIQLDIADGTALGVQGTPTFFLNGERIQPRSYEDLSTALDQALVRG; encoded by the coding sequence ATGAACATGAAAGGTCTCGGAGCGATCCTGACCAACACCCGCGTTCTGCTGACCGTCTTCGTTATCGCGTTAGCAACGATCGGGACCGCGGTGTTCCTCTCGGTCCGAGGAACCGACTCGGCGCCTCCGATTCAACTTGATGGGGCAGCCGGACAGACGGTCCGAGACAACAGTCACCGGCTCAACTCGGTACCCGACAGCGACGCCTACTTCGTGGAATTCCTCGATTTCGAGTGCGAGGGCTGTCGCGCGGTGTATCCCGCCATTGAGCAGCTGCGCGCCGAGTACGGCGATCGGGTGAACTTCGTGCTGCGCTACTTCCCGCTGCGCTCGCACTTCAACGCCGAGCGCGCCGCACGCGCGGTCGAGGCCGCCGCCCAACAAGGCCAACTCGAACCCATGTACCGGAAAATGTATGAGACACAAGCAGAATGGGGCGAGCAGCAGACTCCCGCCGACGACGTATTCCGCGGCTTCGCCCAGCAACTCGGCCTGGACATGAGCGCATTCGACGACACCTACAACGACCCGGCCACCCTGGAACGCATCCAGCTCGACATCGCCGACGGCACCGCATTAGGCGTGCAAGGAACCCCGACCTTCTTCCTCAACGGCGAACGCATCCAGCCGCGCAGTTATGAAGACCTCTCCACAGCGCTTGACCAGGCTTTGGTGCGCGGATAG
- a CDS encoding DUF1942 domain-containing protein, with protein MAVLAVMAPMAGLGSAGAASAAEHCLHRFGAHQQVADGGGIQSWSVADLKKSGDVPDFPVAGQLWEATATVTAILGTSTPVIPNFAATSVGARYPALWQMASPRGISPATLTQGQTATGKIYFDVTSEYPMAVTYTAGGARPLMWCCGETMMAMPMDACPCCANMKEPCPCCAGKM; from the coding sequence ATGGCGGTATTGGCTGTGATGGCGCCGATGGCGGGACTGGGCTCGGCTGGGGCGGCGTCGGCGGCGGAGCACTGTTTGCACCGCTTTGGAGCGCATCAGCAGGTAGCGGACGGTGGTGGCATTCAGAGTTGGTCGGTCGCGGATCTGAAGAAAAGCGGTGATGTGCCTGACTTCCCGGTGGCCGGCCAGCTGTGGGAAGCGACCGCGACGGTGACGGCGATCTTGGGCACTTCGACACCGGTAATCCCCAACTTCGCCGCAACCTCTGTAGGCGCCCGCTACCCAGCGCTGTGGCAGATGGCCAGCCCGCGGGGAATTTCCCCGGCCACCTTGACTCAAGGGCAGACGGCCACCGGCAAGATCTACTTTGACGTCACCAGCGAGTACCCCATGGCGGTCACGTACACCGCCGGTGGCGCCAGGCCACTGATGTGGTGCTGCGGCGAGACGATGATGGCGATGCCGATGGACGCATGCCCTTGCTGCGCCAACATGAAGGAACCGTGCCCCTGCTGTGCGGGAAAGATGTAG